One Aegilops tauschii subsp. strangulata cultivar AL8/78 chromosome 7, Aet v6.0, whole genome shotgun sequence genomic window carries:
- the LOC141027037 gene encoding uncharacterized protein: protein WHNKTDVPELFDLYAMAHSAPYKKAKAFSESDLNDPKNFTNRASHNKLVRYRDEGKARKGPDINPSQPIDPELVMISGGGRNHGLLAIGDGLIRCTSTLPQIKRRQTSSDPEIRPRPRPMDLEIKATIEEERAKTQELLAEVRRQAAEREREIEERTARLLEERNRNDLANRAIYELFTVSFFCILAKSCTQCSFH from the exons TGGCACAACAAGACGGATGTTCCAGAGTTGTtcgacctctatgccatggcccatagTGCCCCGTAtaagaaggccaaggcattctCTGAGTCTGATCTCAATGATCCAAAGAACTTCACCAATCGcgcctcccacaacaagctcgtgaggtacagagatgaggggaaggcgaggaaagggccGGACATTAACCCAAGCCAGCctattgatccagagctggtgatgatatctggtggcgggcgGAACCATGGCTTGTTAGCCATTGGggatggactgatacgttgtACTAGCACTCTCCCGCAGATCAAGAGGCGCCAGACGAGCTCCgatcctgagataaggcctcgtccACGGCCAATGGATCTCGAAATCAAG gctacTATTGAGGAAGAGAGAGCAAAGACCCAGGAGCTTCTGGCGGAGGTAAGGAGgcaggcggcggagagggagagggagattgAGGAGAGGACGGCTAGGCTTTTggaggagaggaaccggaacgacTTGGCTAACCGGGCCATATACGAGCTCTTCacggtaagtttcttctgcataTTAGCTAAATCATGCACGCAATGTTCCTTTCATTAg